In Scylla paramamosain isolate STU-SP2022 chromosome 1, ASM3559412v1, whole genome shotgun sequence, one DNA window encodes the following:
- the LOC135099880 gene encoding cathepsin L-like isoform X15, producing the protein MKVLVAFCVAVSCLASAQLLRPDKMQALGQDTHDQQPHRPALLGQDGHDQQPHGQALLGGDDHDQKPHGQALLGGDGHDQRPHGQAQLGGDGHDQRPHGQAQLGGDGHDQRPHGQPLLGQDGHDQRAHGKPLLGQDGHDQRPHGKPLLGQDGHDQRAHGKRPLGQDGHDQRPHGKRPLGQDGHDQRPHGKHLLGQDGHDQQPHKQKPHKHNKHKAKKVLGGDNHDRRAHKKLFGQGNHDYKKHGKVLGGDDHDIGHMGMFKSFMKQHNKSYKNKAEFKRRFKIFHQNMKKVHILQQNERGTAKYGATKFADLSEHEFRKMLGFQPHMKPATSSMEPAVIPEDLEAPVSFDWRQHGVVTPVKNQGMCGSCWAFSTTGNVEGQWAIKHKQLYSLSEQELVDCDATDDGCNGGLPENAYEAISKLGGLELEDDYPYDGEDEQCHFNRSLAKVTVNGSVELPANEVAMAKWLTKNGPISIGINANALQFYVGGVSHPLKFLCNPESLDHGMLIVGYGVHTTKYLHRKQPFWIVKNSWGEDWGEQGYYRVYRGDGTCGVDQMATSAIVP; encoded by the exons ATGAAGGTCCTCGTTGCCTTCTGCGTGGCGGTGTCATGTCTGGCCTCCGCGCAATTGCTTCGACCGGATAAAATG cAGGCTCTGGGCCAAGATACCCATGATCAGCAGCCACATAGACCT GCACTGTTGGGCCAAGATGGACATGACCAGCAGCCACATGGACAG GCACTGCTTGGTGGTGATGACCATGACCAGAAGCCACATGGACAG GCACTGTTAGGTGGGGATGGGCATGACCAGAGGCCACATGGACAG GCACAGCTCGGTGGAGATGGGCATGACCAGAGGCCACATGGACAG GCACAACTTGGTGGGGATGGACATGATCAGAGGCCACATGGACAG CCACTGCTGGGTCAAGATGGACATGACCAGAGGGCTCATGGAAAG CCTTTGCTGGGGCAGGATGGACATGACCAGAGGCCTCATGGAAAG CCTCTGCTGGGTCAAGATGGACATGACCAGAGGGCTCATGGAAAG AGACCTCTTGGACAGGATGGACATGACCAGAGGCCTCATGGAAAG AGACCCCTTGGACAGGATGGACATGACCAGAGGCCTCATGGAAAG CACCTCCTTGGCCAAGATGGACATGACCAGCAGCCACACAAGCAG AAGCCCCACAAGCATAACAAGCACAAAGCTAAAAAG GTGCTGGGAGGTGACAATCATGATCGCAGAGCTCACAAGAAG CTTTTTGGGCAAGGGAACCATGACTACAAGAAACATGGCAAG GTCCTAGGTGGGGATGACCATGACATTGGACACATGGGAATGTTCAAGTCTTTCATGAAGCAGCACAACAAATCATATAAGAACAAAGCAGAATTCAAGAGGAGGTTCAAGATCTTTCACCAGAACATGAAGAAAGTGCACATCTTGCAGCAGAATGAACGAGGCACTGCCAAGTATGGGGCAACAAAATTTGCTGATCTTTCAG AGCATGAGTTCCGAAAGATGCTGGGCTTCCAACCTCACATGAAGCCTGCTACATCCTCCATGGAACCTGCTGTTATCCCAGAAGACTTGGAGGCACCAGTCAGCTTTGATTGGAGGCAGCATGGTGTTGTCACACCTGTTAAGAACCAA GGAATGTGTGGCTCATGTTGGGCTTTCTCTACTACTGGCAATGTTGAGGGTCAGTGGGCCATCAAGCACAAGCAACTGTATTCCCTTTCTGAACAAG AACTGGTTGACTGTGATGCAACAGATGATGGTTGTAATGGAGGTCTGCCTGAAAATGCTTATGAGGCCATATCGAAGTTGGGTGGCCTAGAGTTGGAAGATGACTACCCATATGATGGGGAAGATGAACAGTGCCACTTTAACAGGTCTCTT GCCAAGGTGACAGTCAATGGATCTGTGGAGCTGCCAGCTAATGAAGTGGCCATGGCCAAATGGCTCACCAAAAATGGACCCATTTCTATTGGAATCAATGCCAATGCCCTCCAG TTCTATGTGGGAGGAGTGTCTCATCCACTGAAGTTCCTGTGTAACCCCGAGAGTTTGGACCATGGTATGCTTATTGTAGGCTACGGAGTCCACA CCACCAAATACCTGCACAGAAAACAACCCTTCTGGATTGTCAAGAACTCATGGGGGGAAGACTGGGGGGAGCAG GGTTACTACCGTGTGTATCGTGGTGATGGGACTTGCGGTGTGGACCAGATGGCCACCAGTGCCATTGTGCCCTAA
- the LOC135099880 gene encoding cathepsin L-like isoform X16: protein MKVLVAFCVAVSCLASAQLLRPDKMRLGVYNPDTKHYEQALLGQDGHDQQPHGQALLGGDDHDQKPHGQALLGGDGHDQRPHGQAQLGGDGHDQRPHGQAQLGGDGHDQRPHGQPLLGQDGHDQRAHGKPLLGQDGHDQRPHGKPLLGQDGHDQRAHGKRPLGQDGHDQRPHGKRPLGQDGHDQRPHGKHLLGQDGHDQQPHKQKPHKHNKHKAKKVLGGDNHDRRAHKKLFGQGNHDYKKHGKVLGGDDHDIGHMGMFKSFMKQHNKSYKNKAEFKRRFKIFHQNMKKVHILQQNERGTAKYGATKFADLSEHEFRKMLGFQPHMKPATSSMEPAVIPEDLEAPVSFDWRQHGVVTPVKNQGMCGSCWAFSTTGNVEGQWAIKHKQLYSLSEQELVDCDATDDGCNGGLPENAYEAISKLGGLELEDDYPYDGEDEQCHFNRSLAKVTVNGSVELPANEVAMAKWLTKNGPISIGINANALQFYVGGVSHPLKFLCNPESLDHGMLIVGYGVHTTKYLHRKQPFWIVKNSWGEDWGEQGYYRVYRGDGTCGVDQMATSAIVP, encoded by the exons ATGAAGGTCCTCGTTGCCTTCTGCGTGGCGGTGTCATGTCTGGCCTCCGCGCAATTGCTTCGACCGGATAAAATG AGACTTGGAGTTTATAATCCAGACACCAAACATTATGAACAG GCACTGTTGGGCCAAGATGGACATGACCAGCAGCCACATGGACAG GCACTGCTTGGTGGTGATGACCATGACCAGAAGCCACATGGACAG GCACTGTTAGGTGGGGATGGGCATGACCAGAGGCCACATGGACAG GCACAGCTCGGTGGAGATGGGCATGACCAGAGGCCACATGGACAG GCACAACTTGGTGGGGATGGACATGATCAGAGGCCACATGGACAG CCACTGCTGGGTCAAGATGGACATGACCAGAGGGCTCATGGAAAG CCTTTGCTGGGGCAGGATGGACATGACCAGAGGCCTCATGGAAAG CCTCTGCTGGGTCAAGATGGACATGACCAGAGGGCTCATGGAAAG AGACCTCTTGGACAGGATGGACATGACCAGAGGCCTCATGGAAAG AGACCCCTTGGACAGGATGGACATGACCAGAGGCCTCATGGAAAG CACCTCCTTGGCCAAGATGGACATGACCAGCAGCCACACAAGCAG AAGCCCCACAAGCATAACAAGCACAAAGCTAAAAAG GTGCTGGGAGGTGACAATCATGATCGCAGAGCTCACAAGAAG CTTTTTGGGCAAGGGAACCATGACTACAAGAAACATGGCAAG GTCCTAGGTGGGGATGACCATGACATTGGACACATGGGAATGTTCAAGTCTTTCATGAAGCAGCACAACAAATCATATAAGAACAAAGCAGAATTCAAGAGGAGGTTCAAGATCTTTCACCAGAACATGAAGAAAGTGCACATCTTGCAGCAGAATGAACGAGGCACTGCCAAGTATGGGGCAACAAAATTTGCTGATCTTTCAG AGCATGAGTTCCGAAAGATGCTGGGCTTCCAACCTCACATGAAGCCTGCTACATCCTCCATGGAACCTGCTGTTATCCCAGAAGACTTGGAGGCACCAGTCAGCTTTGATTGGAGGCAGCATGGTGTTGTCACACCTGTTAAGAACCAA GGAATGTGTGGCTCATGTTGGGCTTTCTCTACTACTGGCAATGTTGAGGGTCAGTGGGCCATCAAGCACAAGCAACTGTATTCCCTTTCTGAACAAG AACTGGTTGACTGTGATGCAACAGATGATGGTTGTAATGGAGGTCTGCCTGAAAATGCTTATGAGGCCATATCGAAGTTGGGTGGCCTAGAGTTGGAAGATGACTACCCATATGATGGGGAAGATGAACAGTGCCACTTTAACAGGTCTCTT GCCAAGGTGACAGTCAATGGATCTGTGGAGCTGCCAGCTAATGAAGTGGCCATGGCCAAATGGCTCACCAAAAATGGACCCATTTCTATTGGAATCAATGCCAATGCCCTCCAG TTCTATGTGGGAGGAGTGTCTCATCCACTGAAGTTCCTGTGTAACCCCGAGAGTTTGGACCATGGTATGCTTATTGTAGGCTACGGAGTCCACA CCACCAAATACCTGCACAGAAAACAACCCTTCTGGATTGTCAAGAACTCATGGGGGGAAGACTGGGGGGAGCAG GGTTACTACCGTGTGTATCGTGGTGATGGGACTTGCGGTGTGGACCAGATGGCCACCAGTGCCATTGTGCCCTAA
- the LOC135099880 gene encoding cathepsin L-like isoform X28, translated as MKVLVAFCVAVSCLASAQLLRPDKMALLGQDGHDQQPHGQVLLGGDGHEQALLGGDDHDQKPHGQAQLGGDGHDQRPHGQAQLGGDGHDQRPHGQPLLGQDGHDQRAHGKPLLGQDGHDQRPHGKPLLGQDGHDQRAHGKRPLGQDGHDQRPHGKRPLGQDGHDQRPHGKHLLGQDGHDQQPHKQKPHKHNKHKAKKVLGGDNHDRRAHKKLFGQGNHDYKKHGKVLGGDDHDIGHMGMFKSFMKQHNKSYKNKAEFKRRFKIFHQNMKKVHILQQNERGTAKYGATKFADLSEHEFRKMLGFQPHMKPATSSMEPAVIPEDLEAPVSFDWRQHGVVTPVKNQGMCGSCWAFSTTGNVEGQWAIKHKQLYSLSEQELVDCDATDDGCNGGLPENAYEAISKLGGLELEDDYPYDGEDEQCHFNRSLAKVTVNGSVELPANEVAMAKWLTKNGPISIGINANALQFYVGGVSHPLKFLCNPESLDHGMLIVGYGVHTTKYLHRKQPFWIVKNSWGEDWGEQGYYRVYRGDGTCGVDQMATSAIVP; from the exons ATGAAGGTCCTCGTTGCCTTCTGCGTGGCGGTGTCATGTCTGGCCTCCGCGCAATTGCTTCGACCGGATAAAATG GCACTGTTGGGCCAAGATGGACATGACCAGCAGCCACATGGACAG GTACtgcttggtggggatggacaTGAACAG GCACTGCTTGGTGGTGATGACCATGACCAGAAGCCACATGGACAG GCACAGCTCGGTGGAGATGGGCATGACCAGAGGCCACATGGACAG GCACAACTTGGTGGGGATGGACATGATCAGAGGCCACATGGACAG CCACTGCTGGGTCAAGATGGACATGACCAGAGGGCTCATGGAAAG CCTTTGCTGGGGCAGGATGGACATGACCAGAGGCCTCATGGAAAG CCTCTGCTGGGTCAAGATGGACATGACCAGAGGGCTCATGGAAAG AGACCTCTTGGACAGGATGGACATGACCAGAGGCCTCATGGAAAG AGACCCCTTGGACAGGATGGACATGACCAGAGGCCTCATGGAAAG CACCTCCTTGGCCAAGATGGACATGACCAGCAGCCACACAAGCAG AAGCCCCACAAGCATAACAAGCACAAAGCTAAAAAG GTGCTGGGAGGTGACAATCATGATCGCAGAGCTCACAAGAAG CTTTTTGGGCAAGGGAACCATGACTACAAGAAACATGGCAAG GTCCTAGGTGGGGATGACCATGACATTGGACACATGGGAATGTTCAAGTCTTTCATGAAGCAGCACAACAAATCATATAAGAACAAAGCAGAATTCAAGAGGAGGTTCAAGATCTTTCACCAGAACATGAAGAAAGTGCACATCTTGCAGCAGAATGAACGAGGCACTGCCAAGTATGGGGCAACAAAATTTGCTGATCTTTCAG AGCATGAGTTCCGAAAGATGCTGGGCTTCCAACCTCACATGAAGCCTGCTACATCCTCCATGGAACCTGCTGTTATCCCAGAAGACTTGGAGGCACCAGTCAGCTTTGATTGGAGGCAGCATGGTGTTGTCACACCTGTTAAGAACCAA GGAATGTGTGGCTCATGTTGGGCTTTCTCTACTACTGGCAATGTTGAGGGTCAGTGGGCCATCAAGCACAAGCAACTGTATTCCCTTTCTGAACAAG AACTGGTTGACTGTGATGCAACAGATGATGGTTGTAATGGAGGTCTGCCTGAAAATGCTTATGAGGCCATATCGAAGTTGGGTGGCCTAGAGTTGGAAGATGACTACCCATATGATGGGGAAGATGAACAGTGCCACTTTAACAGGTCTCTT GCCAAGGTGACAGTCAATGGATCTGTGGAGCTGCCAGCTAATGAAGTGGCCATGGCCAAATGGCTCACCAAAAATGGACCCATTTCTATTGGAATCAATGCCAATGCCCTCCAG TTCTATGTGGGAGGAGTGTCTCATCCACTGAAGTTCCTGTGTAACCCCGAGAGTTTGGACCATGGTATGCTTATTGTAGGCTACGGAGTCCACA CCACCAAATACCTGCACAGAAAACAACCCTTCTGGATTGTCAAGAACTCATGGGGGGAAGACTGGGGGGAGCAG GGTTACTACCGTGTGTATCGTGGTGATGGGACTTGCGGTGTGGACCAGATGGCCACCAGTGCCATTGTGCCCTAA
- the LOC135099880 gene encoding cathepsin L-like isoform X7, whose amino-acid sequence MKVLVAFCVAVSCLASAQLLRPDKMQALGQDTHDQQPHRPALLGQDGHDQQPHGQVLLGGDGHEQALLGGDDHDQKPHGQALLGGDGHDQRPHGQAQLGGDGHDQRPHGQAQLGGDGHDQRPHGQPLLGQDGHDQRAHGKPLLGQDGHDQRPHGKPLLGQDGHDQRAHGKRPLGQDGHDQRPHGKRPLGQDGHDQRPHGKHLLGQDGHDQQPHKQKPHKHNKHKAKKVLGGDNHDRRAHKKLFGQGNHDYKKHGKVLGGDDHDIGHMGMFKSFMKQHNKSYKNKAEFKRRFKIFHQNMKKVHILQQNERGTAKYGATKFADLSEHEFRKMLGFQPHMKPATSSMEPAVIPEDLEAPVSFDWRQHGVVTPVKNQGMCGSCWAFSTTGNVEGQWAIKHKQLYSLSEQELVDCDATDDGCNGGLPENAYEAISKLGGLELEDDYPYDGEDEQCHFNRSLAKVTVNGSVELPANEVAMAKWLTKNGPISIGINANALQFYVGGVSHPLKFLCNPESLDHGMLIVGYGVHTTKYLHRKQPFWIVKNSWGEDWGEQGYYRVYRGDGTCGVDQMATSAIVP is encoded by the exons ATGAAGGTCCTCGTTGCCTTCTGCGTGGCGGTGTCATGTCTGGCCTCCGCGCAATTGCTTCGACCGGATAAAATG cAGGCTCTGGGCCAAGATACCCATGATCAGCAGCCACATAGACCT GCACTGTTGGGCCAAGATGGACATGACCAGCAGCCACATGGACAG GTACtgcttggtggggatggacaTGAACAG GCACTGCTTGGTGGTGATGACCATGACCAGAAGCCACATGGACAG GCACTGTTAGGTGGGGATGGGCATGACCAGAGGCCACATGGACAG GCACAGCTCGGTGGAGATGGGCATGACCAGAGGCCACATGGACAG GCACAACTTGGTGGGGATGGACATGATCAGAGGCCACATGGACAG CCACTGCTGGGTCAAGATGGACATGACCAGAGGGCTCATGGAAAG CCTTTGCTGGGGCAGGATGGACATGACCAGAGGCCTCATGGAAAG CCTCTGCTGGGTCAAGATGGACATGACCAGAGGGCTCATGGAAAG AGACCTCTTGGACAGGATGGACATGACCAGAGGCCTCATGGAAAG AGACCCCTTGGACAGGATGGACATGACCAGAGGCCTCATGGAAAG CACCTCCTTGGCCAAGATGGACATGACCAGCAGCCACACAAGCAG AAGCCCCACAAGCATAACAAGCACAAAGCTAAAAAG GTGCTGGGAGGTGACAATCATGATCGCAGAGCTCACAAGAAG CTTTTTGGGCAAGGGAACCATGACTACAAGAAACATGGCAAG GTCCTAGGTGGGGATGACCATGACATTGGACACATGGGAATGTTCAAGTCTTTCATGAAGCAGCACAACAAATCATATAAGAACAAAGCAGAATTCAAGAGGAGGTTCAAGATCTTTCACCAGAACATGAAGAAAGTGCACATCTTGCAGCAGAATGAACGAGGCACTGCCAAGTATGGGGCAACAAAATTTGCTGATCTTTCAG AGCATGAGTTCCGAAAGATGCTGGGCTTCCAACCTCACATGAAGCCTGCTACATCCTCCATGGAACCTGCTGTTATCCCAGAAGACTTGGAGGCACCAGTCAGCTTTGATTGGAGGCAGCATGGTGTTGTCACACCTGTTAAGAACCAA GGAATGTGTGGCTCATGTTGGGCTTTCTCTACTACTGGCAATGTTGAGGGTCAGTGGGCCATCAAGCACAAGCAACTGTATTCCCTTTCTGAACAAG AACTGGTTGACTGTGATGCAACAGATGATGGTTGTAATGGAGGTCTGCCTGAAAATGCTTATGAGGCCATATCGAAGTTGGGTGGCCTAGAGTTGGAAGATGACTACCCATATGATGGGGAAGATGAACAGTGCCACTTTAACAGGTCTCTT GCCAAGGTGACAGTCAATGGATCTGTGGAGCTGCCAGCTAATGAAGTGGCCATGGCCAAATGGCTCACCAAAAATGGACCCATTTCTATTGGAATCAATGCCAATGCCCTCCAG TTCTATGTGGGAGGAGTGTCTCATCCACTGAAGTTCCTGTGTAACCCCGAGAGTTTGGACCATGGTATGCTTATTGTAGGCTACGGAGTCCACA CCACCAAATACCTGCACAGAAAACAACCCTTCTGGATTGTCAAGAACTCATGGGGGGAAGACTGGGGGGAGCAG GGTTACTACCGTGTGTATCGTGGTGATGGGACTTGCGGTGTGGACCAGATGGCCACCAGTGCCATTGTGCCCTAA
- the LOC135099880 gene encoding cathepsin L-like isoform X1 yields MKVLVAFCVAVSCLASAQLLRPDKMRLGVYNPDTKHYEQQALGQDTHDQQPHRPALLGQDGHDQQPHGQVLLGGDGHEQALLGGDDHDQKPHGQALLGGDGHDQRPHGQAQLGGDGHDQRPHGQAQLGGDGHDQRPHGQPLLGQDGHDQRAHGKPLLGQDGHDQRPHGKPLLGQDGHDQRAHGKRPLGQDGHDQRPHGKRPLGQDGHDQRPHGKHLLGQDGHDQQPHKQKPHKHNKHKAKKVLGGDNHDRRAHKKLFGQGNHDYKKHGKVLGGDDHDIGHMGMFKSFMKQHNKSYKNKAEFKRRFKIFHQNMKKVHILQQNERGTAKYGATKFADLSEHEFRKMLGFQPHMKPATSSMEPAVIPEDLEAPVSFDWRQHGVVTPVKNQGMCGSCWAFSTTGNVEGQWAIKHKQLYSLSEQELVDCDATDDGCNGGLPENAYEAISKLGGLELEDDYPYDGEDEQCHFNRSLAKVTVNGSVELPANEVAMAKWLTKNGPISIGINANALQFYVGGVSHPLKFLCNPESLDHGMLIVGYGVHTTKYLHRKQPFWIVKNSWGEDWGEQGYYRVYRGDGTCGVDQMATSAIVP; encoded by the exons ATGAAGGTCCTCGTTGCCTTCTGCGTGGCGGTGTCATGTCTGGCCTCCGCGCAATTGCTTCGACCGGATAAAATG AGACTTGGAGTTTATAATCCAGACACCAAACATTATGAACAG cAGGCTCTGGGCCAAGATACCCATGATCAGCAGCCACATAGACCT GCACTGTTGGGCCAAGATGGACATGACCAGCAGCCACATGGACAG GTACtgcttggtggggatggacaTGAACAG GCACTGCTTGGTGGTGATGACCATGACCAGAAGCCACATGGACAG GCACTGTTAGGTGGGGATGGGCATGACCAGAGGCCACATGGACAG GCACAGCTCGGTGGAGATGGGCATGACCAGAGGCCACATGGACAG GCACAACTTGGTGGGGATGGACATGATCAGAGGCCACATGGACAG CCACTGCTGGGTCAAGATGGACATGACCAGAGGGCTCATGGAAAG CCTTTGCTGGGGCAGGATGGACATGACCAGAGGCCTCATGGAAAG CCTCTGCTGGGTCAAGATGGACATGACCAGAGGGCTCATGGAAAG AGACCTCTTGGACAGGATGGACATGACCAGAGGCCTCATGGAAAG AGACCCCTTGGACAGGATGGACATGACCAGAGGCCTCATGGAAAG CACCTCCTTGGCCAAGATGGACATGACCAGCAGCCACACAAGCAG AAGCCCCACAAGCATAACAAGCACAAAGCTAAAAAG GTGCTGGGAGGTGACAATCATGATCGCAGAGCTCACAAGAAG CTTTTTGGGCAAGGGAACCATGACTACAAGAAACATGGCAAG GTCCTAGGTGGGGATGACCATGACATTGGACACATGGGAATGTTCAAGTCTTTCATGAAGCAGCACAACAAATCATATAAGAACAAAGCAGAATTCAAGAGGAGGTTCAAGATCTTTCACCAGAACATGAAGAAAGTGCACATCTTGCAGCAGAATGAACGAGGCACTGCCAAGTATGGGGCAACAAAATTTGCTGATCTTTCAG AGCATGAGTTCCGAAAGATGCTGGGCTTCCAACCTCACATGAAGCCTGCTACATCCTCCATGGAACCTGCTGTTATCCCAGAAGACTTGGAGGCACCAGTCAGCTTTGATTGGAGGCAGCATGGTGTTGTCACACCTGTTAAGAACCAA GGAATGTGTGGCTCATGTTGGGCTTTCTCTACTACTGGCAATGTTGAGGGTCAGTGGGCCATCAAGCACAAGCAACTGTATTCCCTTTCTGAACAAG AACTGGTTGACTGTGATGCAACAGATGATGGTTGTAATGGAGGTCTGCCTGAAAATGCTTATGAGGCCATATCGAAGTTGGGTGGCCTAGAGTTGGAAGATGACTACCCATATGATGGGGAAGATGAACAGTGCCACTTTAACAGGTCTCTT GCCAAGGTGACAGTCAATGGATCTGTGGAGCTGCCAGCTAATGAAGTGGCCATGGCCAAATGGCTCACCAAAAATGGACCCATTTCTATTGGAATCAATGCCAATGCCCTCCAG TTCTATGTGGGAGGAGTGTCTCATCCACTGAAGTTCCTGTGTAACCCCGAGAGTTTGGACCATGGTATGCTTATTGTAGGCTACGGAGTCCACA CCACCAAATACCTGCACAGAAAACAACCCTTCTGGATTGTCAAGAACTCATGGGGGGAAGACTGGGGGGAGCAG GGTTACTACCGTGTGTATCGTGGTGATGGGACTTGCGGTGTGGACCAGATGGCCACCAGTGCCATTGTGCCCTAA
- the LOC135099880 gene encoding cathepsin L-like isoform X27 produces MKVLVAFCVAVSCLASAQLLRPDKMRLGVYNPDTKHYEQQALGQDTHDQQPHRPALLGQDGHDQQPHGQVLLGGDGHEQALLGGDDHDQKPHGQALLGGDGHDQRPHGQAQLGGDGHDQRPHGQAQLGGDGHDQRPHGQPLLGQDGHDQRAHGKPLLGQDGHDQRPHGKRPLGQDGHDQRPHGKHLLGQDGHDQQPHKQVLGGDNHDRRAHKKLFGQGNHDYKKHGKVLGGDDHDIGHMGMFKSFMKQHNKSYKNKAEFKRRFKIFHQNMKKVHILQQNERGTAKYGATKFADLSEHEFRKMLGFQPHMKPATSSMEPAVIPEDLEAPVSFDWRQHGVVTPVKNQGMCGSCWAFSTTGNVEGQWAIKHKQLYSLSEQELVDCDATDDGCNGGLPENAYEAISKLGGLELEDDYPYDGEDEQCHFNRSLAKVTVNGSVELPANEVAMAKWLTKNGPISIGINANALQFYVGGVSHPLKFLCNPESLDHGMLIVGYGVHTTKYLHRKQPFWIVKNSWGEDWGEQGYYRVYRGDGTCGVDQMATSAIVP; encoded by the exons ATGAAGGTCCTCGTTGCCTTCTGCGTGGCGGTGTCATGTCTGGCCTCCGCGCAATTGCTTCGACCGGATAAAATG AGACTTGGAGTTTATAATCCAGACACCAAACATTATGAACAG cAGGCTCTGGGCCAAGATACCCATGATCAGCAGCCACATAGACCT GCACTGTTGGGCCAAGATGGACATGACCAGCAGCCACATGGACAG GTACtgcttggtggggatggacaTGAACAG GCACTGCTTGGTGGTGATGACCATGACCAGAAGCCACATGGACAG GCACTGTTAGGTGGGGATGGGCATGACCAGAGGCCACATGGACAG GCACAGCTCGGTGGAGATGGGCATGACCAGAGGCCACATGGACAG GCACAACTTGGTGGGGATGGACATGATCAGAGGCCACATGGACAG CCACTGCTGGGTCAAGATGGACATGACCAGAGGGCTCATGGAAAG CCTTTGCTGGGGCAGGATGGACATGACCAGAGGCCTCATGGAAAG AGACCCCTTGGACAGGATGGACATGACCAGAGGCCTCATGGAAAG CACCTCCTTGGCCAAGATGGACATGACCAGCAGCCACACAAGCAG GTGCTGGGAGGTGACAATCATGATCGCAGAGCTCACAAGAAG CTTTTTGGGCAAGGGAACCATGACTACAAGAAACATGGCAAG GTCCTAGGTGGGGATGACCATGACATTGGACACATGGGAATGTTCAAGTCTTTCATGAAGCAGCACAACAAATCATATAAGAACAAAGCAGAATTCAAGAGGAGGTTCAAGATCTTTCACCAGAACATGAAGAAAGTGCACATCTTGCAGCAGAATGAACGAGGCACTGCCAAGTATGGGGCAACAAAATTTGCTGATCTTTCAG AGCATGAGTTCCGAAAGATGCTGGGCTTCCAACCTCACATGAAGCCTGCTACATCCTCCATGGAACCTGCTGTTATCCCAGAAGACTTGGAGGCACCAGTCAGCTTTGATTGGAGGCAGCATGGTGTTGTCACACCTGTTAAGAACCAA GGAATGTGTGGCTCATGTTGGGCTTTCTCTACTACTGGCAATGTTGAGGGTCAGTGGGCCATCAAGCACAAGCAACTGTATTCCCTTTCTGAACAAG AACTGGTTGACTGTGATGCAACAGATGATGGTTGTAATGGAGGTCTGCCTGAAAATGCTTATGAGGCCATATCGAAGTTGGGTGGCCTAGAGTTGGAAGATGACTACCCATATGATGGGGAAGATGAACAGTGCCACTTTAACAGGTCTCTT GCCAAGGTGACAGTCAATGGATCTGTGGAGCTGCCAGCTAATGAAGTGGCCATGGCCAAATGGCTCACCAAAAATGGACCCATTTCTATTGGAATCAATGCCAATGCCCTCCAG TTCTATGTGGGAGGAGTGTCTCATCCACTGAAGTTCCTGTGTAACCCCGAGAGTTTGGACCATGGTATGCTTATTGTAGGCTACGGAGTCCACA CCACCAAATACCTGCACAGAAAACAACCCTTCTGGATTGTCAAGAACTCATGGGGGGAAGACTGGGGGGAGCAG GGTTACTACCGTGTGTATCGTGGTGATGGGACTTGCGGTGTGGACCAGATGGCCACCAGTGCCATTGTGCCCTAA